A stretch of the Bacillus sp. FJAT-18017 genome encodes the following:
- a CDS encoding NCS2 family permease: MKKYFMFEELGTNFRREIIGGITTFLAMAYILVVNPLTLTLADVDGLPDAMRMDHGAVFVATALAAAAGSIIMGLIGKYPIALAPGMGLNAFFAYSVVLGHGAPWQHALAAVFISSVFFLLLTISGWREKLINAIPVELKYAVGAGIGLFITFIGLKNAGIIVNNDATLVGLGDLTSGNTLLAIFGLLITVIMMTRKISGAVFYGIVITVIVGIIFNLIKMPTGVVGPVPSIEPTFGALFSSFNDASFYTSTMLGIILTFLFVDFFDNAGTLVAVANQAGLMKDNKLPRAGRALFADSIASLVGSVFGTSTTTSYVESTAGVAAGARTGLAALVTAACFILSLFFFPLLSVVTSPVTAPALVIVGVLMVSNLGKIEWNRFEIAVPSFLTIITMPLSSSIATGIAAGFIFYPITMLVAGKKKEIHPIMYLFFAIFLLYFIFLTE; encoded by the coding sequence ATGAAGAAGTACTTCATGTTTGAGGAGCTTGGAACGAACTTCCGCAGGGAAATAATCGGCGGTATTACGACTTTCCTTGCAATGGCATATATCTTGGTCGTTAACCCGCTTACATTGACATTAGCCGATGTTGATGGCTTGCCTGATGCAATGCGAATGGATCATGGGGCAGTCTTTGTAGCAACAGCATTGGCAGCTGCGGCTGGTTCCATTATTATGGGGCTGATTGGAAAATACCCGATTGCCTTAGCTCCAGGGATGGGCTTGAACGCTTTCTTTGCTTATTCAGTAGTACTTGGCCACGGTGCGCCGTGGCAGCATGCCCTGGCAGCGGTTTTTATATCAAGTGTATTCTTCTTGTTATTAACGATATCAGGCTGGCGTGAAAAACTCATTAATGCTATACCTGTGGAATTAAAGTATGCAGTTGGTGCTGGAATAGGCCTGTTCATTACATTTATTGGATTGAAAAATGCGGGGATAATTGTTAATAACGATGCGACCCTTGTAGGATTGGGTGACTTGACTTCGGGTAATACACTGCTTGCAATTTTTGGCTTGCTGATAACTGTCATTATGATGACTAGGAAAATAAGCGGTGCTGTATTTTATGGAATTGTGATTACTGTTATTGTAGGCATTATTTTTAACCTTATTAAAATGCCTACAGGCGTGGTTGGTCCAGTTCCTAGCATTGAACCAACCTTTGGTGCGTTGTTCTCATCTTTTAATGACGCTTCATTTTATACTTCTACAATGCTTGGCATCATCTTGACATTCTTGTTTGTTGACTTCTTTGATAATGCGGGAACATTAGTGGCTGTTGCAAATCAAGCAGGATTAATGAAAGATAATAAATTGCCTCGTGCTGGCCGTGCGCTTTTCGCGGATTCAATTGCATCATTGGTCGGTTCGGTCTTTGGGACATCAACAACAACTTCATATGTTGAATCAACCGCTGGGGTTGCGGCGGGTGCGAGAACGGGTCTAGCGGCTCTTGTCACAGCGGCTTGCTTCATTCTGTCACTATTTTTCTTCCCGCTTCTATCGGTGGTAACATCACCAGTCACGGCACCGGCATTAGTTATTGTCGGGGTCCTGATGGTTTCGAATCTGGGTAAAATAGAGTGGAACCGTTTTGAGATTGCAGTTCCATCCTTTTTGACAATTATCACAATGCCACTTTCCTCGAGCATTGCAACCGGGATTGCGGCTGGTTTCATCTTCTACCCGATCACGATGCTTGTTGCAGGGAAAAAGAAAGAGATTCATCCGATCATGTATTTGTTCTTTGCTATATTCCTGCTTTATTTTATCTTCCTGACAGAATAG
- the guaA gene encoding glutamine-hydrolyzing GMP synthase: protein MISGNLDQEMVVVLDFGSQYNQLITRRIREFGVYSELHPHTMTAEEIKALNPKGIILSGGPNSVYDENSFRCDEGIFELGLPVLGICYGMQLMAVHFGGKVEKAKNREYGKAAISVGRESRLFSGLPENQVVWMSHGDLVTEVPPGFTADADSPSCPISSMSDEDRKLYGVQFHPEVRHSVHGNELLQNFVMGICGCSGTWSMENFIEFEMEKIRQTVGDKKVLCALSGGVDSSVVAVLIHKAIGDQLTCIFVDHGLLRKGEAEQVVKTFADGFNMNVIKVDARDRFMDKLRGVSDPEQKRKIIGNEFIYVFDDEASKLEGIDYLAQGTLYTDIIESGTATAQTIKSHHNVGGLPEDMQFQLIEPLNTLFKDEVRALGSELGIPDEIVWRQPFPGPGLGIRVLGEITEDKLEIVRESDAILREEVRKAGLEREIWQYFTVLPDIRSVGVMGDARTYDHTIGIRAVTSIDGMTSDWARIPWDVLETISTRIVNEVSHVNRVVYDITSKPPATIEWE from the coding sequence ATGATTAGTGGGAATTTGGACCAGGAAATGGTCGTGGTCCTCGATTTTGGCAGTCAGTACAATCAACTTATCACTAGACGGATTAGGGAATTTGGAGTTTACAGCGAGCTTCACCCGCATACGATGACGGCTGAAGAAATTAAGGCGCTGAATCCTAAAGGTATTATTCTTTCCGGCGGGCCGAATAGTGTATATGATGAAAATTCATTTCGTTGTGATGAAGGCATTTTTGAATTGGGGCTTCCGGTACTAGGGATATGCTATGGCATGCAACTGATGGCTGTTCATTTTGGCGGAAAGGTTGAAAAAGCTAAAAACCGTGAGTATGGAAAGGCAGCAATTTCTGTCGGGCGGGAGAGCCGGCTATTTAGCGGATTGCCTGAAAACCAGGTTGTCTGGATGAGTCACGGCGACCTGGTTACTGAGGTTCCTCCAGGTTTTACTGCGGATGCAGATAGTCCGTCCTGTCCGATTTCATCCATGAGTGATGAGGATCGGAAGCTGTATGGCGTACAATTTCATCCTGAGGTACGTCATTCTGTGCACGGAAATGAGCTGCTTCAAAATTTTGTTATGGGAATTTGCGGCTGTAGCGGTACTTGGTCGATGGAGAACTTCATAGAATTTGAAATGGAAAAAATCCGACAGACCGTTGGGGATAAAAAGGTATTATGCGCCCTTAGTGGCGGGGTTGATTCCTCTGTTGTTGCTGTTTTAATTCATAAGGCAATTGGCGACCAGCTTACTTGCATTTTCGTTGACCATGGGCTTTTACGCAAAGGGGAAGCCGAGCAGGTAGTGAAGACATTTGCTGATGGTTTTAATATGAATGTCATCAAAGTTGATGCCCGCGATCGCTTTATGGATAAGCTCCGGGGAGTATCCGACCCTGAGCAAAAGCGAAAGATTATTGGCAATGAGTTTATTTATGTTTTTGACGATGAGGCCAGTAAGCTTGAAGGAATCGACTATTTGGCTCAGGGGACGCTATATACCGATATTATTGAGAGCGGGACAGCAACTGCCCAGACAATAAAATCACATCATAATGTCGGCGGGCTGCCTGAAGATATGCAATTCCAATTAATTGAGCCGCTTAACACATTGTTTAAAGATGAAGTACGCGCACTTGGTAGTGAGCTCGGCATTCCGGATGAAATTGTTTGGAGGCAGCCATTCCCCGGCCCGGGCCTTGGTATCCGTGTTCTAGGAGAAATTACTGAGGATAAGCTTGAAATTGTCCGCGAATCTGATGCTATTTTGCGCGAAGAAGTTAGAAAAGCCGGGTTAGAACGAGAAATCTGGCAATACTTTACCGTGCTTCCGGATATACGGAGTGTTGGGGTTATGGGAGATGCCAGAACCTATGATCACACAATTGGCATCCGGGCGGTTACCAGTATTGATGGAATGACCTCTGATTGGGCAAGGATACCTTGGGATGTCCTTGAAACGATTTCAACTCGAATTGTTAATGAAGTATCGCATGTTAACCGGGTTGTTTACGATATCACAAGCAAGCCGCCTGCTACAATTGAATGGGAATAA
- the glcT gene encoding glucose PTS transporter transcription antiterminator GlcT has protein sequence MASLSINKILNNNVLIADHPDYGEVVLIGKGIGFNRKPKEVLDPGIAEKVFVLKSEKEQKSYIQLLPFLEEGLQRHIISAIELIKEKVPGTLNEHIHVALTDHLMFTVSRVTNGMEIRNPFLIETKALYPTEYSIAKSVMQVFEERAGIHLPEGEAGFIALHIHSALTNKELSDVNKHSQLVTNLVQMIEEQLDITIDKESVDYMRLVRHLRFAIERVKNGEKVEEPETISQLLKELYPICYNLSWKLIKVMQQTLKQPVFDAEAVYLTMHLQRLQKKIK, from the coding sequence ATGGCAAGCTTGTCTATTAACAAGATTCTAAATAATAATGTACTTATTGCAGACCATCCAGACTATGGCGAGGTTGTTTTGATAGGAAAAGGGATTGGATTTAATCGTAAACCTAAAGAGGTACTTGATCCCGGGATAGCAGAAAAGGTCTTTGTCTTAAAAAGCGAGAAAGAACAAAAAAGCTATATCCAGCTTCTCCCGTTTCTGGAGGAGGGTTTACAGAGGCATATCATTTCTGCAATTGAATTAATTAAAGAGAAGGTACCTGGAACGTTAAATGAGCATATTCATGTTGCACTTACGGACCACTTAATGTTTACGGTCAGCAGGGTAACTAACGGCATGGAAATCCGAAATCCTTTCTTAATCGAAACAAAAGCCCTTTATCCGACAGAATATAGTATTGCCAAGTCTGTGATGCAAGTTTTTGAAGAAAGGGCAGGAATTCACTTGCCTGAAGGGGAAGCCGGATTTATTGCTCTTCACATCCATAGTGCTTTGACCAACAAAGAGTTATCCGATGTAAACAAGCATTCGCAACTAGTGACAAATTTGGTACAAATGATTGAAGAACAACTTGATATTACTATCGACAAGGAAAGCGTGGACTACATGAGATTAGTGCGTCACCTGCGTTTTGCCATCGAACGGGTGAAAAATGGTGAGAAGGTGGAAGAGCCTGAAACAATATCTCAACTATTGAAAGAATTATATCCAATATGCTACAATTTATCTTGGAAGCTCATCAAGGTAATGCAACAGACGCTGAAACAGCCAGTCTTTGATGCGGAGGCAGTTTACCTGACTATGCACTTGCAAAGACTGCAGAAAAAAATAAAATAG